A part of Melittangium boletus DSM 14713 genomic DNA contains:
- a CDS encoding PAS domain-containing protein: protein MSTEIRPAASPDEPQAPCPPTCASVLVADDDEASRYMLERALGSLGQRIVLVETGEEALELAAQQDFAAIVLDIGLPGASGFEVARALKRQERSQHTPLLFVTGQQYTEALVTQAYATGASDLLTKPFNPDVLNTKLRVFVDLYLQRQHLEAQRRELLARTRALEESRHSLSESRESLGRTSAEHARLHALFSQAPLAIAILRGPRLMIELANPLACRIWGRPLEELLGRSFLEAPPSPDAAVAIPILQRVFDTGIAYVGKELPLRLVRYEEGAPEDTYFSLVYEPMRDGEGRVEGIIAVASEVTDGVRARRRAESVQAELEAIFESIPDAAYVGDLSGIKRANRKALDMLGYSDMEDLNVHISELASRVRVRQADTGELVPPEHTGFVRALAGESEARDYLVYNAALARDVRVRSAANPVRIGGKVAAAVVVNTDITERHAVEESLRRSEEELRTLADSIPQAVWTTSADGALTYANSAMVHYTGLRLEELLGTGFLRMISPDTREQATGLMARYLGEGEPYECEMCWLRLDGAMRWHLVRVVPLKSSSGMVMRWLGTATDVHDLRQSQSETQRRADFEQQLIGIVSHDLRNPLSAILLGVTALARREGLDDRSRKSLLRIQSSAERAVRMIRDLLDFTQARLGGGIPLKRQRADLHLVTRSVLEEVEATNPGREVVTRYSGDGQGEWDADRIAQVIQNLVTNALKYSPPDTQVRVEAVGEDGGVTLSVHNLGEPIPSERGGSLFEPLQRATADVDQAGRSVGLGLYIVDQIVRAHGGSVSMRSSASEGTSFIVKLPRATDSSSR from the coding sequence ATGAGTACCGAGATTCGTCCAGCCGCCTCGCCCGATGAGCCCCAGGCGCCATGTCCGCCCACGTGTGCCAGCGTGCTCGTCGCGGACGATGACGAGGCGAGCCGCTACATGCTCGAGCGGGCGCTCGGCTCCCTCGGCCAGCGGATCGTCCTGGTGGAAACGGGCGAGGAGGCCCTGGAGCTGGCGGCCCAGCAGGACTTCGCCGCCATCGTGCTGGACATCGGGCTGCCGGGCGCCAGTGGCTTCGAGGTGGCCCGGGCCCTCAAGCGCCAGGAGCGCAGCCAGCACACGCCCCTGCTCTTCGTCACCGGGCAGCAGTATACGGAAGCGCTCGTCACCCAGGCCTATGCCACGGGGGCCTCGGATCTCCTCACCAAGCCGTTCAACCCCGACGTGCTCAACACCAAGCTGCGCGTCTTCGTGGACCTGTACCTGCAGCGTCAGCACCTGGAGGCGCAGCGGCGGGAGTTGCTCGCGCGCACGCGGGCGCTGGAGGAGAGCCGCCACTCCCTGTCCGAGTCGCGCGAGAGCCTGGGACGCACCAGCGCCGAGCACGCCCGGTTGCACGCCCTCTTCTCGCAGGCGCCCCTGGCCATCGCCATCCTCCGGGGTCCGAGGCTCATGATCGAGCTGGCCAACCCCCTGGCGTGCCGCATCTGGGGCCGCCCCCTGGAGGAGCTGCTCGGCCGGTCCTTCCTCGAGGCGCCGCCGAGTCCGGACGCCGCGGTCGCGATCCCCATTCTCCAGCGGGTGTTCGACACCGGGATCGCCTACGTGGGCAAGGAGCTGCCCCTGCGTCTCGTGCGCTACGAGGAGGGGGCTCCCGAGGACACGTATTTCAGCCTCGTCTACGAGCCCATGCGCGATGGCGAGGGCCGCGTCGAGGGCATCATCGCCGTGGCCTCGGAGGTGACCGATGGCGTGCGGGCCCGCCGCCGCGCCGAGTCGGTGCAGGCCGAGCTGGAGGCCATCTTCGAGAGCATCCCCGACGCGGCCTACGTGGGCGATCTCTCGGGCATCAAACGCGCCAACCGCAAGGCCCTGGACATGTTGGGCTATTCGGACATGGAGGACTTGAATGTCCACATCTCCGAGCTGGCCTCCCGGGTGCGGGTGCGCCAGGCGGACACGGGCGAGCTCGTGCCCCCGGAGCATACGGGCTTCGTCCGGGCACTCGCGGGCGAGTCGGAGGCGCGCGACTACCTCGTCTACAACGCGGCCCTGGCGCGCGACGTGCGCGTGCGCTCGGCGGCCAATCCCGTGAGGATCGGGGGCAAGGTGGCCGCCGCCGTCGTCGTCAACACGGACATCACCGAGCGCCACGCCGTCGAGGAGTCCCTGCGCCGCAGCGAGGAGGAGCTGCGCACGCTGGCGGACTCCATTCCCCAGGCGGTGTGGACCACCTCCGCGGATGGCGCGCTCACCTACGCCAACAGCGCCATGGTGCACTACACCGGTCTGCGGCTCGAGGAACTGCTGGGCACGGGCTTCCTGCGGATGATCTCCCCGGACACGCGGGAGCAGGCCACCGGGCTGATGGCACGCTACCTGGGCGAGGGCGAGCCCTATGAGTGCGAGATGTGCTGGCTCCGCCTGGATGGCGCCATGCGCTGGCACCTCGTGCGGGTGGTGCCGCTCAAGTCCTCCTCGGGGATGGTGATGCGGTGGCTGGGCACGGCGACGGACGTGCACGACCTGCGGCAGTCCCAGTCCGAGACCCAGCGGCGCGCCGACTTCGAGCAGCAGCTCATCGGCATCGTCAGCCACGATCTGCGCAACCCCCTGAGCGCCATCCTCCTGGGGGTGACCGCCCTGGCGCGCCGCGAGGGGCTGGATGACAGGAGCCGCAAATCCCTCCTGCGCATCCAGTCCAGCGCCGAGCGCGCCGTGCGGATGATCCGCGATCTGCTCGACTTCACCCAGGCGCGGCTCGGGGGCGGCATTCCCCTCAAGCGCCAGCGCGCGGACCTGCACCTGGTGACCCGGAGCGTGCTGGAGGAAGTGGAGGCGACCAACCCCGGCCGCGAGGTGGTGACCCGGTATTCCGGAGACGGCCAGGGCGAGTGGGACGCGGATCGCATCGCGCAGGTGATCCAGAACCTGGTCACCAACGCCCTCAAGTACAGCCCCCCCGATACCCAGGTGCGCGTGGAAGCGGTGGGCGAGGACGGCGGGGTGACGCTGTCCGTGCACAACCTGGGCGAGCCCATCCCCAGCGAGCGGGGCGGGAGCCTCTTCGAGCCCCTGCAGCGCGCCACCGCCGATGTGGACCAGGCGGGGCGCAGCGTGGGCCTGGGTCTGTACATCGTGGATCAGATCGTCCGCGCGCATGGGGGCTCGGTCTCGATGCGCTCCAGCGCCTCGGAGGGCACCTCCTTCATCGTGAAATTGCCGCGCGCCACCGACTCCTCGTCGCGTTGA
- a CDS encoding GH3 auxin-responsive promoter family protein produces MSSLPWSTWLALRLMRFPMHRARQRFEAQVRDAARVNADTLRAILQHNRQTAFGRAHGFASLRTVADYQRALPVREYADFRPEVERIARGERNVLCADEVEYLGLTSGTTGQAKRHPVTGRQLRLMQRATMIGFAVVREFVPAARSPAQGMLLMNAQLRERSEGGVLTGNLSSISLHASARRGMPRIVTSPQAVFQLRKHADALYLHLLFGLRERGLGFVQAPFVSGLLDLMHLLERRGPELVEDLGRGVIRAELELEPDQRRDLEAVWRPAPARARELAQALEGGARGLARRVWPELAFATSIIGASFSLYTQQLAPFLEGVPLYPSTYISTEATLGVAPGLAPHYVPMPGAAFLEFIPEAHLDANPPPVLLPEQLVEGEAYELVLTTWAGMYRYRLGDVVRVVGRHGGAPLLEVLYRRGTLLNLMGEKTSEQATHHALREVMDAQGLHLSDYTVVEDTQTLPGRYAFFVELQPRDGVRVEPRELGPSLDASLRRANPVYALIRGSERLGSAALHPVTPGTFQALREVLVRRGASPTQVKVPRAVRDPELVALLRGHRSSHEG; encoded by the coding sequence ATGTCTTCCCTCCCTTGGAGCACGTGGCTGGCCCTGCGGTTGATGCGCTTTCCGATGCACCGCGCCCGCCAGCGGTTCGAGGCCCAGGTGCGCGATGCCGCCCGGGTGAACGCGGACACGCTGCGCGCCATCCTTCAGCACAACCGCCAGACCGCGTTCGGCCGTGCGCACGGCTTCGCCTCGCTGCGCACGGTGGCGGACTACCAGCGCGCCCTGCCCGTGCGCGAGTACGCGGACTTCCGGCCCGAGGTGGAGCGCATCGCCCGGGGCGAGCGGAATGTGTTGTGCGCGGACGAGGTGGAGTACCTGGGACTCACCTCGGGGACCACGGGACAGGCCAAGCGTCATCCCGTGACTGGGCGTCAACTCCGGCTGATGCAACGGGCCACGATGATTGGCTTCGCCGTGGTGCGGGAGTTCGTGCCCGCGGCGCGCAGCCCCGCCCAGGGCATGCTCTTGATGAACGCCCAGCTGCGCGAGCGCTCCGAGGGAGGCGTGCTGACGGGCAATCTTTCCTCCATCTCCCTGCATGCCTCCGCGCGCCGCGGCATGCCCCGGATCGTCACCTCGCCCCAGGCCGTCTTCCAACTGCGCAAGCACGCCGATGCGCTCTACCTGCACCTGCTCTTCGGTCTGCGGGAGCGCGGGCTGGGCTTCGTCCAGGCGCCGTTCGTCTCGGGACTCCTGGACCTGATGCACCTGTTGGAGCGGCGCGGGCCGGAGCTGGTGGAGGACCTGGGCCGGGGCGTGATTCGCGCGGAGCTCGAGCTGGAGCCGGACCAGCGCCGCGACCTGGAGGCCGTGTGGCGCCCCGCTCCCGCCCGGGCCCGGGAGCTCGCCCAGGCGCTCGAGGGCGGTGCGCGGGGTCTGGCGCGCCGGGTGTGGCCGGAGCTCGCCTTCGCCACCAGCATCATCGGCGCGAGTTTTTCCCTCTATACCCAGCAGCTCGCGCCCTTCCTGGAGGGCGTGCCGCTCTATCCCTCGACCTATATCTCCACCGAGGCGACGCTCGGCGTGGCGCCGGGCCTGGCGCCTCATTACGTCCCGATGCCGGGCGCGGCCTTCCTCGAGTTCATCCCCGAGGCCCACCTGGACGCGAATCCGCCCCCGGTGCTGCTGCCCGAGCAGCTCGTGGAGGGGGAGGCCTATGAGCTGGTGCTGACGACCTGGGCGGGCATGTACCGCTACCGCCTGGGCGATGTGGTGCGCGTGGTGGGACGTCATGGGGGCGCCCCCCTGCTGGAGGTCCTCTACCGGCGTGGCACGTTGTTGAACCTGATGGGGGAGAAGACCTCGGAGCAGGCGACCCACCACGCCCTGCGCGAGGTGATGGACGCGCAAGGCCTGCACCTGTCCGACTACACCGTGGTGGAGGACACCCAGACGCTCCCGGGCCGCTACGCCTTCTTCGTCGAGCTCCAGCCCCGGGACGGCGTCCGCGTGGAGCCTCGGGAGCTGGGTCCGTCGCTCGATGCCTCCCTGCGGCGGGCCAACCCCGTGTACGCGCTGATCCGCGGCTCCGAGCGGCTGGGCTCCGCCGCGCTCCACCCGGTGACGCCGGGCACCTTCCAGGCCCTGCGCGAGGTGCTCGTGCGGCGGGGGGCCTCGCCCACCCAAGTCAAGGTGCCTCGCGCGGTGCGTGACCCGGAGCTCGTGGCGCTGCTGCGCGGTCATCGCTCCTCGCACGAAGGCTGA
- a CDS encoding LptA/OstA family protein, translated as MIEYLLTAFFVAQPVAAPAPAAASASPRDTSPRLRDPVEISSKRVTGSRSQAVFSGDVVVKQRTMDLRCDEMTASYTGPREVTRVECAGHMRVVDGARTAQGERAVFDVPSGVLVATGNPEASDPTTRLRGSEMRLVMGSPGLEYEVDDATVTLEAAPLTPRRKPAGKEAPAARVPAEVTARKVVGSRAQSVFTGDVVVKHRTMELRCDKMIAYYTAAQQVSRAECVGHVRATDADRSVRGERAEFRVPTGVLVVTGNPEARDATTHLRGSEVRMTVGDANFEVKDAVVTVESATPPRGREAGKGSPAPTPTNPPSGGTRNP; from the coding sequence ATGATTGAGTACCTGCTGACGGCCTTCTTCGTCGCTCAACCCGTGGCCGCTCCGGCCCCGGCCGCCGCCTCCGCCTCCCCCCGCGACACGTCCCCACGCCTGCGCGACCCGGTGGAGATCTCCTCCAAGCGCGTGACGGGCTCGCGCTCCCAGGCGGTGTTCTCCGGCGACGTGGTGGTGAAGCAGCGGACCATGGATCTGCGCTGCGACGAGATGACGGCCTCCTACACCGGCCCGCGCGAGGTGACGCGCGTGGAGTGCGCGGGCCACATGCGCGTGGTGGATGGGGCGCGCACGGCCCAGGGTGAACGCGCCGTGTTCGACGTGCCCAGCGGCGTGCTGGTGGCCACGGGCAACCCCGAGGCGAGCGACCCCACCACCCGGCTGCGCGGCTCCGAGATGCGCCTGGTGATGGGCTCGCCCGGCCTCGAATACGAGGTGGACGACGCCACCGTCACCCTCGAGGCGGCTCCGCTCACGCCCCGGCGCAAGCCCGCGGGCAAGGAGGCCCCGGCCGCGCGCGTTCCGGCCGAGGTGACGGCCCGCAAGGTCGTGGGCTCTCGCGCCCAATCCGTCTTCACCGGCGACGTGGTGGTGAAGCACCGCACCATGGAGCTGCGCTGCGACAAGATGATCGCCTACTACACCGCCGCACAGCAGGTGAGCCGCGCGGAGTGCGTGGGGCACGTGCGGGCCACGGACGCGGACCGGTCGGTCCGGGGCGAGCGGGCCGAATTCCGGGTGCCCACCGGGGTGTTGGTGGTCACCGGAAACCCCGAGGCGCGCGACGCCACCACCCACCTGCGGGGCTCGGAAGTGCGCATGACGGTGGGGGACGCGAATTTCGAGGTGAAGGACGCCGTTGTGACGGTCGAGTCGGCGACGCCTCCCCGGGGCAGGGAGGCAGGCAAGGGCAGTCCGGCTCCCACGCCCACCAACCCCCCTTCAGGAGGGACGAGGAATCCATGA
- the lptB gene encoding LPS export ABC transporter ATP-binding protein — MSGRLFAEGLRKTFHKRQVVRDVSFHVAQGEVVGLLGPNGAGKTTSFNMVVGLVRPDAGRVHMDGEDLTALPMHRRTLHGLGYLPQESSIFRKLTVRQNFLSVLELQKGLTRAEREKRAQQLLEEFALGHVAESLGEPLSGGERRRTEIARSLIPNPRFILFDEPFAGVDPINVGDIQQQISQLKSRGLGVLITDHNVQETLRICDRAYIIAQGQILEEGSPEQLAASTRAREVYLGDRFRLHSV; from the coding sequence ATGAGCGGCCGCCTGTTCGCCGAGGGTCTGCGCAAGACGTTCCACAAGCGCCAGGTGGTCCGGGACGTGTCGTTCCACGTCGCCCAGGGCGAGGTGGTGGGGCTGCTCGGTCCCAATGGCGCCGGCAAGACGACGAGCTTCAACATGGTCGTGGGCCTGGTGCGGCCCGACGCCGGCCGGGTGCACATGGACGGCGAGGATCTCACCGCCCTGCCCATGCACCGGCGCACCCTCCACGGCCTGGGCTATCTGCCCCAGGAGTCCTCCATCTTCCGCAAGCTCACGGTGCGGCAGAACTTCCTGTCCGTGCTGGAGCTGCAGAAGGGCCTCACCCGCGCCGAGCGCGAGAAGCGCGCCCAGCAGCTCCTGGAGGAGTTCGCCCTGGGGCACGTGGCCGAATCGCTCGGCGAGCCCCTGTCCGGTGGCGAGCGCCGGCGCACCGAAATCGCCCGCTCCCTCATCCCCAACCCCCGCTTCATCCTCTTCGACGAGCCCTTCGCCGGCGTGGACCCCATCAACGTGGGGGACATCCAGCAGCAGATCTCCCAGCTCAAGTCGCGCGGCCTCGGCGTCCTCATCACGGATCACAACGTCCAGGAAACCCTGCGCATCTGTGATCGGGCCTACATCATCGCACAGGGGCAGATTCTCGAGGAGGGCTCTCCGGAACAGCTCGCCGCCTCCACGCGGGCCCGCGAGGTGTACCTGGGAGACCGATTCCGCTTGCACTCCGTGTGA
- the rpoN gene encoding RNA polymerase factor sigma-54, whose translation MAMELKQSLKLSQQLVMTPQLQQAIKLLQLSRMELLEQVREEMDQNPLLEQPDETPFGDLSDKEPGEASHEAANTEIPRDLEARTPDTATEFKADKDGPPEIDWEAYLNSYQFNEPTTASNKGNVATDDMPSFEANMVEKEDLADHLQEQLGTLRLNEAERRIGMLILGNLDNDGYLKLEDVEGDPLIRLANEADVSMSLAERTLRRIQNLEPKGCAARDLHECLLIQVAALKDKHAPLLGLIIKRHMKYLESKNLPAIAKDLKVTLEEVVEASKLLPKLDPKPGRNFSGDDAQFITPDVFIYKMEDDYTVVLNDDGLSKLRISGMYRNALKNGGVGPGQTKEFIQEKLRSAQWLIRSIHQRQRTIYKVTESIVKFQREFLDLGIAHLKPLILRDVAEDIGMHESTVSRVTTNKYVHTPQGIFELKYFFNSSIARVSGEDTASEAVKHHIKQLVSQEDPRNPYSDQKIVELLKAQGTEIARRTVAKYREVLNILPSSKRKKYF comes from the coding sequence ATGGCGATGGAACTCAAGCAGAGCCTGAAGCTTTCGCAGCAGCTGGTGATGACGCCCCAGCTGCAGCAGGCCATCAAGCTGCTGCAACTCTCGCGGATGGAGCTGTTGGAGCAGGTGCGGGAGGAGATGGATCAGAACCCCCTGCTCGAGCAGCCGGACGAGACCCCCTTCGGCGACCTGTCCGACAAGGAGCCGGGCGAGGCCTCTCACGAGGCGGCGAACACGGAGATTCCGAGGGATCTGGAAGCGCGCACCCCGGACACGGCCACGGAGTTCAAGGCCGACAAGGACGGTCCGCCGGAAATCGACTGGGAGGCGTACCTCAACAGCTACCAGTTCAACGAGCCGACCACGGCGTCCAACAAGGGCAACGTGGCCACGGACGACATGCCGTCCTTCGAAGCCAACATGGTGGAGAAGGAGGACCTGGCGGACCACCTCCAGGAGCAGCTGGGCACGCTGCGGCTCAACGAGGCCGAGCGCCGCATCGGCATGCTCATCCTCGGCAACCTGGACAATGACGGCTACCTCAAGCTGGAGGACGTGGAGGGGGATCCCCTCATCCGTCTGGCCAACGAGGCGGACGTGTCCATGAGCCTGGCCGAGCGCACGCTGCGCCGCATCCAGAACCTGGAGCCCAAGGGCTGCGCCGCGCGGGATCTGCACGAGTGCCTGCTCATCCAGGTGGCCGCGCTCAAGGACAAGCACGCGCCGCTCCTGGGCCTCATCATCAAGCGGCACATGAAGTACCTGGAGAGCAAGAACCTGCCGGCGATCGCCAAGGATTTGAAGGTGACGCTCGAGGAGGTGGTGGAGGCCTCCAAGCTGCTGCCCAAGCTGGATCCCAAGCCGGGCCGCAACTTCAGCGGCGACGACGCTCAGTTCATCACCCCGGACGTCTTCATCTACAAGATGGAGGACGACTACACGGTGGTGCTCAACGACGACGGTCTGTCCAAGCTGCGCATCTCCGGCATGTACCGCAACGCGCTCAAGAATGGCGGCGTGGGCCCCGGGCAGACCAAGGAGTTCATCCAGGAGAAGCTGCGCAGCGCCCAGTGGCTCATCCGCTCCATCCACCAGCGCCAGCGCACCATCTACAAGGTCACCGAGAGCATCGTGAAGTTCCAGCGCGAGTTCCTGGACCTGGGCATCGCCCACCTCAAGCCGCTCATCCTCCGGGACGTGGCCGAGGACATCGGCATGCACGAGTCCACCGTGTCGCGCGTGACGACGAACAAGTACGTGCACACGCCCCAGGGCATCTTCGAGCTCAAGTACTTCTTCAACTCGTCCATCGCCCGCGTGTCCGGAGAGGACACCGCCAGCGAGGCCGTGAAGCACCACATCAAGCAGCTCGTGTCGCAGGAAGACCCGCGCAACCCGTACTCGGATCAGAAGATCGTCGAGCTGCTCAAGGCCCAGGGCACGGAGATCGCCCGGCGCACGGTGGCCAAGTACCGGGAAGTGCTCAACATCCTGCCGAGCAGCAAGCGCAAGAAGTACTTCTAG
- a CDS encoding L,D-transpeptidase family protein, giving the protein MTQDSTGSSPPPTAAPPPDGGEPEPLGNERFAHVPELAPVLAGKATLGSGAKGPAVRAVQQALIDLGFSLYGGADGGFGPQSAKAVRNFQVHARTAFPQVRAHATVDAATLRALDALTPPPGQKGQLRHLPAPRYQGTAVRVVVVKNEHRTFLFTPEGQLQAIFGNAVGTRYTQTDSGLKKVTGKLDEAAAHALGQKLWGGFVFGPRLVDLSWANGARSGEELHGTNAPLQLGEDVSHGCIRHDNTAIIALYDALSVGDKVAIVDSINDPHLERPAEPSGKPDLGTAVASR; this is encoded by the coding sequence ATGACCCAAGATTCCACTGGTTCCTCGCCTCCACCCACCGCCGCGCCGCCCCCGGACGGGGGGGAGCCGGAACCCCTGGGCAACGAGCGCTTCGCCCACGTGCCGGAGCTGGCCCCCGTGCTCGCGGGCAAGGCCACCCTGGGAAGCGGCGCCAAGGGCCCGGCGGTGCGCGCGGTGCAGCAGGCGCTGATCGACCTGGGCTTCAGCCTGTACGGCGGGGCGGATGGCGGCTTCGGACCGCAGTCCGCCAAGGCGGTGCGCAATTTCCAGGTGCATGCCCGCACGGCCTTTCCCCAGGTGCGCGCCCATGCCACCGTGGACGCCGCCACCCTGCGCGCACTGGACGCGCTCACGCCCCCGCCCGGCCAGAAGGGCCAGCTGCGGCACCTGCCCGCCCCGCGCTACCAGGGCACCGCCGTGCGCGTGGTGGTGGTGAAGAACGAGCACCGGACGTTCCTCTTCACCCCCGAGGGCCAGCTCCAGGCCATCTTCGGCAACGCCGTGGGTACGCGCTACACGCAGACGGACTCGGGCCTCAAGAAGGTGACGGGCAAGCTGGACGAGGCGGCGGCCCATGCCCTGGGCCAGAAGCTGTGGGGAGGATTCGTCTTCGGGCCGCGCCTGGTGGACCTGTCGTGGGCCAATGGCGCCCGCTCCGGCGAGGAGCTGCACGGCACCAACGCCCCGCTCCAGCTCGGCGAGGACGTGTCCCACGGCTGCATCCGCCACGACAACACCGCCATCATCGCCCTCTACGACGCGCTGAGCGTGGGGGACAAGGTGGCCATCGTGGACAGCATCAATGATCCGCACCTGGAGCGGCCCGCGGAGCCCTCCGGCAAGCCGGACCTGGGCACCGCCGTGGCCTCGCGCTGA
- a CDS encoding SDR family oxidoreductase, with translation MAQKDPRNVGHKPPRPPQEQEAPGIEAKMTPAPDYGLTSYKGLGRLKGRVALVTGGDSGIGRAVCLAFAREGADVAFGYLNEDQDAAETRRVVEESGHQVISFRGDLTDEAVCRQLIEDTVKRFGRIDVLVNNAAYQGKAVERFEDLTAERIERTFRTNILAMFHLVRYALPHMKAGASIINTASVQAYQPSPPILDYASTKGAIVTFTKGLSQSLIERGIRVNAVAPGPVWTPIIPASFDAEKVATFGESNPTGRAGQPAELAPSFVFLASDESTYVNGEILGVTGGKLLA, from the coding sequence ATGGCCCAGAAGGACCCGCGCAACGTCGGACACAAGCCCCCCCGGCCCCCGCAGGAGCAGGAGGCGCCCGGCATCGAGGCGAAGATGACGCCCGCCCCGGATTACGGCCTGACGTCCTACAAGGGACTCGGCCGGTTGAAGGGCAGGGTGGCGCTCGTCACCGGGGGCGACAGTGGCATTGGCCGCGCGGTGTGCCTCGCGTTCGCCCGGGAAGGCGCGGACGTGGCCTTCGGCTACCTCAACGAGGACCAGGACGCGGCCGAGACCCGGCGGGTGGTGGAGGAGTCGGGCCACCAGGTCATCTCCTTCCGGGGAGACCTGACGGACGAGGCGGTGTGCCGCCAACTCATCGAGGACACGGTGAAGCGCTTTGGCCGCATCGACGTGCTCGTCAACAACGCGGCCTACCAGGGCAAGGCGGTGGAGCGCTTCGAGGACCTCACCGCCGAGCGCATCGAGCGCACCTTCCGCACCAACATCCTCGCGATGTTCCACCTGGTGCGCTACGCGCTGCCGCACATGAAGGCGGGGGCCTCCATCATCAACACGGCGTCCGTCCAGGCCTACCAGCCGTCGCCCCCCATCCTCGACTACGCGAGCACCAAGGGCGCCATCGTCACCTTCACCAAGGGGTTGAGCCAGTCGCTCATCGAGCGCGGCATCCGCGTCAACGCCGTGGCCCCGGGGCCGGTGTGGACGCCCATCATCCCGGCCTCCTTCGACGCGGAGAAGGTGGCGACGTTCGGCGAGAGCAACCCCACCGGACGCGCGGGGCAGCCTGCGGAGCTCGCTCCCTCGTTCGTCTTCCTCGCCTCGGATGAGTCCACCTACGTGAATGGTGAAATCCTCGGCGTCACCGGCGGCAAGCTGCTCGCGTAA
- the rpiA gene encoding ribose-5-phosphate isomerase RpiA — MSPPIESHSESDSARFKRQAAEHAVEAIQPGMVVGLGSGSTAAFVVRRLAELRTEGRLRDVVGVPTSRATEALALSLGVPLTTLEERPVLDLAIDGADEVDPRLGLIKGGGGALLREKIVAQASRRLLIVVDEAKLSPRLGTRWPVPVDVLPFGWRSQVLFLEGLGARVTRREGPDGSPFLTDQGHFVLDCAWGPLDAPEALAERLAARAGLVEHGLFLGLTSELVVAGTRGIEVRRPG; from the coding sequence ATGTCTCCGCCCATTGAGAGCCATAGCGAGAGCGATAGCGCGCGGTTCAAACGCCAGGCCGCCGAGCATGCCGTGGAGGCCATCCAGCCCGGCATGGTGGTGGGACTGGGCTCGGGGAGCACCGCGGCCTTCGTGGTGAGACGGTTGGCCGAGCTTCGGACGGAAGGGCGGTTGAGGGACGTGGTGGGCGTGCCCACGTCGCGGGCCACGGAAGCGCTGGCGCTGTCGCTCGGGGTGCCGCTCACCACGCTGGAGGAGCGGCCCGTGTTGGATCTCGCCATCGATGGCGCGGACGAGGTGGATCCCCGGCTGGGACTCATCAAGGGGGGGGGAGGCGCGCTCCTGCGCGAGAAGATCGTCGCCCAGGCGAGTCGGCGGCTGCTCATCGTGGTGGACGAGGCCAAGTTGTCGCCCCGGCTGGGAACGCGCTGGCCGGTGCCGGTGGATGTCCTGCCCTTTGGGTGGCGCTCCCAGGTGCTGTTCCTGGAAGGGCTCGGGGCCCGGGTCACCCGGCGCGAGGGTCCCGATGGGTCTCCCTTCCTGACGGACCAGGGCCACTTCGTGCTCGACTGTGCCTGGGGTCCACTGGACGCACCGGAAGCGCTCGCCGAGCGGTTGGCGGCCCGGGCCGGGCTCGTGGAGCACGGTCTGTTCCTGGGTCTGACGTCGGAGCTGGTGGTGGCGGGCACGAGAGGCATCGAGGTTCGCCGGCCCGGTTGA
- a CDS encoding GlsB/YeaQ/YmgE family stress response membrane protein, translating to MGLETLVLWLFIGLIAGWLASAVVGGGYGIVGDIVVGIVGAFLGGWLFRALGVGAPGGGLVSSIIVAFVGAVVLLLILRAIHRTTYRAT from the coding sequence ATGGGTCTCGAAACATTGGTCCTCTGGCTGTTCATTGGTCTCATCGCGGGCTGGCTCGCGTCGGCGGTGGTGGGCGGCGGCTACGGCATCGTGGGCGACATCGTGGTGGGCATCGTCGGCGCGTTCCTGGGCGGATGGCTCTTCCGGGCCCTGGGGGTGGGTGCTCCGGGTGGCGGCCTCGTGTCCTCGATCATCGTGGCCTTCGTCGGGGCGGTCGTCCTACTGTTGATCCTCAGGGCGATTCATCGAACGACATACCGGGCCACTTGA